Within the Staphylococcus argenteus genome, the region ATTTGAAAATTTCAAAGCATTATCAAGTAAATTTGTTAATATACGCTCAAGTGGGGTGCGATATTGATAAAATGCATCAATTTCACTACAGAAATTTACTTCTAACGTGCGATTTTCATGTTTCATTCGCTGTTCATATGGTTGTAATATCGATACAAGTAATTGGTCTAGTTGTATTAATTCTGGGGGATACGTTTTACCTGTATTTAAAGTGATAATATGAGTCATATCATCGAATAATGTTGATAAGCGGTTGGCTTGTTTAATCAAAATGTCATATGACTCTTTAATTTCATGATCTTTTGTGATAATACCATCACGTAAACCTTCAGAGTATGAAATGATACTAGCTAAAGGTGTTTTTAAATCATGGGCTAAATTTTGAATCAGTTCTGTTTTTTCTTGTTGTTCGGATTTAATTTGATTCATCTGTTGCGTAATTTCAGAAGCCATTTTATTAAAAGATTGATTTAATTCATAAATTTCTTTTGGTGAATTAAACGTTTTATCATTGCTTGCGTAATTTCCGTTAGCGAATTGCTTTGTTTTAATATTAAACTGCTTAATTTTTTGAATAAGCGGGTTAATAAAAATACTACATATTAACAAAGTTAAACAGCTTGTAATAATTGTCGTTAAGGTCAAAGTTAGTGTCATATGGCCGTTGAACCACATTAAAATGTATGCAATTGCTAAAATAGTTGAAGTTAATAGTATACTCGATACGACGCCAATAATGATTTGACTTCTAATTGATAACACCATTATCGGCTCCTTTCAAATTTATATCCTAATCCCCATACAGTTGTGATGGTATAAGTAGTAAAGTTTTCCTTTTCTAATTTTTCTCTTATGCGATGAATATGAACATTTACCGTATTAGCATCTTCGTAATAATCATATCCCCATACTTTTTCAAGTAATTCTGATTTTGAAATCACTTCATTTTCTCTTGAAGCTAAATACCACAATAATTCAAATTCTTTAATACGCATTGAGACTTCGTGACCATTAACAGTCACCACTTTGCTTAAGTTAACAAGCGTAAGTTCATCAAATGCCAGTTGTTCAACTGGTTGATGATGATATTTCTTCATGCGTGTAAGTAAGTTATTTACACGTAAAACAAGTTCTCTTGGACTAAACGGTTTTTTGACATAGTCATCTGCACCAAGAGTTAATGCATAAATGGTGTCGTGTTCTTGTGTTTTGGCAGTTAAATAGATAAAAGGTATATCTAATTTTTGCCTTTTCATTTCTTTGACAATGTCGTAACCATTAACTTCTGGCATCATGATGTCTAGCACCATAATATCAATGTCATTTGACAATAAAGAAATAGCTTCTTTACCGCTAGTTGTTGTTGTTACTTTGTAACCTTCGTATTCAAAATAGGTTTGACAAATGTCTACAATGTCTTGTTCATCATCCACGATCAGTAAGTGGGTCATCTATTTTTTCACCTCTGTTCTTACGACCTCTAAAGTAATTAATGATTTCTTTAAGTGAAATCTGTTTTAACAATGAATGGCTCATTAATAAAAGGATAAAGAAAGTTAATTGAAGAGGGTACGTAAATATCATATCTGCTAAGATATAATTTATCATAACAAAGGCTCCAAAGAAACTAGCAGTATATGCAAATACTCCAAAAATTAAACCTAATCCAATTGCAAGTTCTCCAAGAGGAACAATTATATCAAATAATGACGTCGTATGCGCAACTACATTTGCGAAAAACCATTTATACCATTCAGGTGAATCAGTATTGTTTGCAATTACTGGTACTAAGCCTTTTAGCGTGAAGCCACCTGTTAATTTTTCATAACCTTGCATTAACATGACAATACCAGAACCAACACGAATGATAAATGTAATGAGTAGCAATAATTTATTCATGATGTTCACATTCTTTCTATTTTTTGTGTTTGTAATTTATATAAACATAAGATTGAGCAACATAGGCTAATTTATAGTGTCATGTGAACATGAAGTGGTTGAGCTCATGGTTGTTATAAGCCAATTAAACCTCAAGCTCTAAAAAAGTATGCCTTTTGTGCTATAAATTCTTATGGGATTGAATTATTTTGTATATATGTTTAAAAAAGGAAAGTATGATTTCTACGAGCTAGGGGGGCTGTGAAATCATACGCTTTCCGTTGTGTAATGTGTGTAATGTATATTTTAAAAGTTAGTAATGTAATAGTATGATGTTATGATTTTAATAAAATGTGTAACTCAGAAATTGATTATTTTAATTTAGCGCCACCAAAGATAACGTGTGCTTTTTTACAATAGATTGTAACTTCATCGTATTTACTTAAATCAACATTTTTAAGATCAAATGTTTGTTTTTCTTTATCGTAGTCTACCATTGCGATTTCTTTACCATTTTTAATGTCTCCATTTTTAGTTAGGTAAACGTATAAATCAGGACCTTTAGATGATTTGTAGTTAGTAAGCATTAATTTACCGTTTTTAATTTCAGCTTTACCTTCAACAGTTTCACCATTTTTAGAACTGAATGTACCTGTTAGATGCTTTGTTTTATCAGTTTTAACATTGCTGTCTTCTGATTTTGTCTTTTGTTCAGTTTTATTACCTTGATCCTGTGAATTAGAATTACCACAAGCGCCTAATGTGAATACAGCTGCGACAGCGCCAACTGCTAAAAAATATTTTGTATTCATGCTAACTCCTCATTTCTTCAATTTGATAAGTTAAGTTTAAAATGAAGGCAAATAATATGCCATTAACTAATTCTTAACTTCGTTTAAATATCGCTTAACTAATATTGAAGAAAGAATAATTTGAAAATGTAAATATTTGTTTGATTTAAATAAATAGGTTATTGGAAAGATGATATGTGTAAATCAACTTTAACTAGAAAATAAAAAACACTACTGATTCAACATTCAATCAGCAGTGTTTTTTAGCATTTTAATTTAAAATTTATACACCTTTTGCCATAACAAGAATAATAAGAAAATTATATAAACGATTAAATATAAATACCAATATGGCGTTAAGACCATCATCACGATAAATGATATGTTAATGATAATAAGCCCTTTAATCATTAGTCGTTTAATTTTTTTATTATTTTCAGCATCATTATCTAAATTGTTGAAAGTTGCAGTAAACAACATAATACCACCGACAATGAAAATGGCTGGGGCTAAAAATGGTATAGACATATATATGGATTGTGTACTTGAGAAGTCTGTGACACGTTGTGTTAAGCTGACAACAATCGTTAATATAATGGCAATAAATTTTTGATCTGTAATATATACAGGTTTTAATTTTTTATCAATATAAATCTGTAGTATCGTCCAAATGATAAACATAGTTATAGTACATATCGTAATAAAATTATATTTATCAATAAAGAATGTGTTTATAATGGCATTGATCGTAATAGACAATAACATAGCACTTAATGATAATTGTTGCATGCGATGCCGATATAAATTAAATCCAGTAATAAGTATGACGATAGCAATATTAATTAATATATATACAATCATGATGGACTCCTGTTCGTTATACTTCAATCAACTATTATATCAATTAATATTTTGTTATTCATTAGATACGACTTATAAAAAGAAAAATCAGCTAATATTTATACACCTTTTTTATTACTCCAAAGTAATGTGTGTAATTGTGGTAATACATAAACATGATTCATATCACTACTTTGCATTACTAAATCAACTAATTGTTCGTAGCGTTCTAATAATTTAGCAGTATGATTATTAACACTTTCAGATAAATAAGGATTACCAACTTGTAAATAAAAGGGGATGTCAGGGTATCGATGATGAATCATTTTTGCGAATTCATAATCATTATCATCAAATACAACCACTTTTAAGTTCAATGAAGATGGCACACATTGTTGAATAACTTCATCTAACTTGTTTAAATCAGGCGTCATTGTAGAGCTAGGCGGTTTTGGACTTATCGTTAAATCATCAATTTGAGTCATCCAAGGTTGAAATTTACTTCCTTGTGTTTCTAATGCACTATAAATACCTTTATCTTGAAATAAATCAACTAATTCTTGAATGCCTTTAATTAATGCTGGATTGCCACCAGAAATAGTGACATGGTTAAATTGTTCGCCACCGATACGCTTTAATTCATCATATATTTCTTCTGCGGTCATAAGATTTATATCGCCTTTTGCACTACCGTCCCAGGTGAATGCTGAGTCGCACCAGCTACAACGATAATCACAGCCAGCAGTTCTAACAAACATTGTTTTCCTACCAATTACTCGACCTTCGCCTTGTATTGTTGGTCCAAATATTTCAAGTACAGGAATCTTTGCCATGGATTACACCTGCTCCTTTGGTCTATATACAACATAACTAGTTGGTGTTTCTCTTACAAACACTTGAATACATTTAGGTTGATGTTCAAGCATATCTAAATTTTCTTTTACAATTTGATAAATCGTTTCAGCAACAATTTCTGTTGAAGGTATTTTATTTTTAAAAGCTGGTAAGTTATTTAATAATTGATGATCAAATTTACCGTGTATCATCTTTTTTAAATGACTAAAGTTTACTAAAAAACCTGTATCATCAAGTTTATCACCAACAATGGTTAAATTAACAAAGTACGTATGACCGTGAACATTTTGACAAATCCCAGCTTCTTCACATGGAATATGATGTGCTGCCGAAAAATTAAAGTCTTTATTTAATTCGAACTGGTATGGATGCGTTGTACTTGGATAGATTTGTTGTAACATTTTAAAGCACTCCTTTACTTTCGAGATATTGATTTAATCCACGTTGTCTTAATTGACATGCCGGACATTCACCACAGCCATTTCCAACGATACCGTTGTAACAAGTTAATGTATTGGTACGGATATAATCTAAAACACCAAGCTCATCACTTAACTGCCAAGTTTCTGCTTTGTTTAACCACATTAATGGGGTATGGATGACAAAATCTTTATCCATAGCTAAACTTAAAGTCACGTTCATTGATTTTATAAAACTATCACGACAATCTGGATAACCTGAGAAATCAGTTTCGCAAACACCAGTAATAATATGTTT harbors:
- the saeR gene encoding response regulator transcription factor SaeR, with protein sequence MTHLLIVDDEQDIVDICQTYFEYEGYKVTTTTSGKEAISLLSNDIDIMVLDIMMPEVNGYDIVKEMKRQKLDIPFIYLTAKTQEHDTIYALTLGADDYVKKPFSPRELVLRVNNLLTRMKKYHHQPVEQLAFDELTLVNLSKVVTVNGHEVSMRIKEFELLWYLASRENEVISKSELLEKVWGYDYYEDANTVNVHIHRIREKLEKENFTTYTITTVWGLGYKFERSR
- a CDS encoding DoxX family membrane protein; the protein is MNKLLLLITFIIRVGSGIVMLMQGYEKLTGGFTLKGLVPVIANNTDSPEWYKWFFANVVAHTTSLFDIIVPLGELAIGLGLIFGVFAYTASFFGAFVMINYILADMIFTYPLQLTFFILLLMSHSLLKQISLKEIINYFRGRKNRGEKIDDPLTDRG
- the queE gene encoding 7-carboxy-7-deazaguanine synthase QueE, translated to MAKIPVLEIFGPTIQGEGRVIGRKTMFVRTAGCDYRCSWCDSAFTWDGSAKGDINLMTAEEIYDELKRIGGEQFNHVTISGGNPALIKGIQELVDLFQDKGIYSALETQGSKFQPWMTQIDDLTISPKPPSSTMTPDLNKLDEVIQQCVPSSLNLKVVVFDDNDYEFAKMIHHRYPDIPFYLQVGNPYLSESVNNHTAKLLERYEQLVDLVMQSSDMNHVYVLPQLHTLLWSNKKGV
- a CDS encoding DM13 domain-containing protein, producing the protein MNTKYFLAVGAVAAVFTLGACGNSNSQDQGNKTEQKTKSEDSNVKTDKTKHLTGTFSSKNGETVEGKAEIKNGKLMLTNYKSSKGPDLYVYLTKNGDIKNGKEIAMVDYDKEKQTFDLKNVDLSKYDEVTIYCKKAHVIFGGAKLK
- the saeS gene encoding two-component system sensor histidine kinase SaeS, with product MVLSIRSQIIIGVVSSILLTSTILAIAYILMWFNGHMTLTLTLTTIITSCLTLLICSIFINPLIQKIKQFNIKTKQFANGNYASNDKTFNSPKEIYELNQSFNKMASEITQQMNQIKSEQQEKTELIQNLAHDLKTPLASIISYSEGLRDGIITKDHEIKESYDILIKQANRLSTLFDDMTHIITLNTGKTYPPELIQLDQLLVSILQPYEQRMKHENRTLEVNFCSEIDAFYQYRTPLERILTNLLDNALKFSNVGSRIDINISENKEQDTIDIAISDEGIGILPELQDRIFERTFRVENSRNTKTGGSGLGLYIANELAQQNNAKISVNSDIDVGTTMTVTLHKLDITS
- the queD gene encoding 6-carboxytetrahydropterin synthase QueD; translation: MLQQIYPSTTHPYQFELNKDFNFSAAHHIPCEEAGICQNVHGHTYFVNLTIVGDKLDDTGFLVNFSHLKKMIHGKFDHQLLNNLPAFKNKIPSTEIVAETIYQIVKENLDMLEHQPKCIQVFVRETPTSYVVYRPKEQV